One part of the Brevundimonas subvibrioides ATCC 15264 genome encodes these proteins:
- a CDS encoding RNA-binding protein, which translates to MSLRDATIDRERRDLVTHQAMDESRLIRFVAGPDGAVAPDLGRKLPGRGMWVEASRASVDTAVKKNLFSRSAKAPLRPAADLSDTVESLLFRRCLDQMGLARREGVLISGFEKSAATIRSGKAAWLIEASDGASDGRGKLMALARHQTTKVCGVFSADDLSLALGLENAIHTVLLHGGRADRWTLEVERLAGFRSLRPAAWDTDHPGSANGNGSDEDPKDEPERAD; encoded by the coding sequence ATGAGCCTGCGCGACGCGACGATCGATAGAGAGCGCCGGGACCTGGTGACCCACCAGGCCATGGATGAATCTCGACTGATCCGTTTCGTCGCCGGCCCGGACGGGGCCGTCGCCCCCGACCTGGGGCGCAAGCTGCCCGGCCGCGGCATGTGGGTGGAGGCCTCGCGCGCCTCCGTCGACACGGCCGTGAAGAAGAACCTGTTCTCGCGCTCGGCCAAGGCCCCGCTCCGGCCCGCCGCCGATCTGTCCGACACGGTCGAAAGCCTGCTGTTCCGGCGCTGTCTGGACCAGATGGGGCTTGCCCGGCGCGAAGGCGTGCTTATCTCAGGCTTCGAGAAATCCGCCGCGACGATCCGTTCGGGCAAGGCCGCCTGGCTGATCGAGGCCAGCGACGGTGCGTCGGATGGGCGCGGAAAGCTGATGGCCTTGGCCCGGCACCAGACGACCAAGGTCTGTGGTGTTTTCAGCGCCGATGATTTGAGTTTGGCCCTCGGGCTGGAAAATGCGATACACACCGTCCTGCTGCATGGCGGCAGAGCCGATCGCTGGACCCTCGAGGTCGAACGACTGGCGGGATTTCGATCGCTTCGGCCCGCGGCCTGGGACACGGATCATCCGGGTTCTGCGAACGGGAACGGGTCGGACGAGGACCCGAAGGACGAGCCTGAACGGGCGGATTGA
- the rimP gene encoding ribosome maturation factor RimP, with product MRAKTVEDREILELIDPVADSIGLSIVRVRLMGGTLRRRLQVMAERPSDNDIDVGECARLSRAMSEVLDAADPIAGEYLLEVSSPGIDRPLTRLKDFDLFEGLEARLESDRMIEGRKRFKGILAGTDGDNIAIDLDGEDDTALIPFDWLVDAKLVMNDALLKRGAAIRAARGEPEDDGLPEGTPEDQNNAKTSEDDA from the coding sequence TTGCGCGCCAAGACCGTCGAAGACCGCGAAATCCTGGAGCTGATCGATCCCGTGGCGGACTCGATCGGTCTCTCGATCGTGCGCGTGCGCCTGATGGGCGGAACGCTGCGTCGTCGCCTGCAGGTCATGGCCGAGCGCCCGTCGGACAACGACATCGACGTGGGCGAGTGCGCCCGCCTGAGCCGGGCCATGTCCGAGGTGCTGGATGCGGCGGACCCGATCGCCGGCGAGTACCTGCTGGAGGTCTCGTCGCCCGGTATCGACCGACCCCTGACGCGGCTGAAGGACTTCGACCTGTTCGAGGGCCTGGAGGCGCGGCTGGAAAGCGACCGGATGATCGAGGGGCGCAAGCGCTTCAAGGGCATCCTGGCCGGGACCGACGGCGACAACATCGCCATCGACCTGGACGGCGAGGACGATACCGCCCTGATCCCCTTCGACTGGCTGGTGGACGCCAAGCTGGTCATGAACGACGCCCTGCTGAAGCGCGGGGCCGCGATCCGCGCCGCGCGGGGCGAACCCGAAGACGACGGCCTGCCGGAAGGCACGCCTGAAGACCAAAACAACGCCAAGACTTCTGAGGACGACGCCTGA
- the infB gene encoding translation initiation factor IF-2 — protein MSDENDKTNDGQQPSAPTGTPSTTGPRAPLSLKPRAVGSVSTGTVRQSFSHGRTKTVVVETKRRVGAVPGQQRTQGFDVARPRTDAPAPQAPAPRPQMQQPAGGRLSSEEQEARRRAIELATRQQAERAAAQAAEQARRDAAAREQAAATAAAANAAQAEAAAARAAAEAARAEAAKLTAAAPAPTGKPAARAPLAPKPAAPAPAPVATPEPTPAPVAAAPVAPAAPVRPAPPARPVVNFGQRVPKAPNPARAPIDRPAFGARSAREEAMGGGEKSYSDRPASSRPGGAPARPAEPVRYSALTPRPAPGAARPGGARTGPGGRPAPNAPPVAAEVSRPSRAPGGGFARPVKPEDDRDKRFSDAGKAVSRTRGEPKRREGRLTIQSVAGDGDTAERMRSLASVRRAREREKEKRKGGSTDAPNRPREVVIPDVITVQELSNRMAVRGVDIIKFLMKQGLMMKINDVIDTDTAELVADEFGMTVRRVSESDVEAGFLSDDIDEEATTPRAPVVAIMGHVDHGKTSLLDALRTTDVASGEAGGITQHIGAYQVRTPGGDAVTFLDTPGHAAFSAMRTRGANVTDIVILVVAADDGVMPQTIESIQHAKAAGAPIIVAINKVDKPDADPQKVINELLQYEIIGEALGGDTQIVEVSAKSKTNLDGLIEAILLQAEVMDLKADPERSAEGVVIEAKLDKGRGPVATVLVKRGTLRRGDIVVAGSAWGKVRALLNERNEQLTEAGPSVPVEILGLDEAPSPGEPLAVVESEARARELTEYRARTKREKATGGINQVSLVDMMAKLGSKKISELPVLIKSDVQGSGEAIQGSLEKMGNDEVRARVVYSGAGGITESDVQLAKSAGAPILGFNVRASKQAKDLADREGVEIRYYAIIYDLLDDMKGVLSGMLAPLQRETFLGNAAVLQVFDISKTGKIAGCRVSEGVVRKGAKVRIIRDDVVVLELGTLATLKRFKDEVNEVPSGQECGMHFQGFQDIKVGDYIECFTVEEIQRTL, from the coding sequence ATGAGCGACGAGAACGACAAGACCAACGACGGCCAGCAGCCTTCGGCCCCCACCGGAACCCCGTCGACGACGGGACCGCGGGCCCCGCTGAGCCTGAAGCCGCGGGCCGTGGGATCGGTTTCGACCGGTACCGTGCGCCAGAGCTTCAGCCACGGCCGCACCAAGACGGTGGTGGTCGAGACCAAGCGGCGCGTCGGCGCCGTGCCGGGCCAGCAGCGGACCCAGGGCTTCGACGTCGCGCGTCCCCGCACCGACGCCCCCGCGCCCCAGGCCCCGGCTCCGCGCCCGCAGATGCAGCAGCCCGCCGGGGGCCGCCTGTCCAGCGAAGAACAGGAAGCCCGCCGCCGCGCCATCGAACTGGCCACCCGCCAGCAGGCCGAACGCGCCGCCGCCCAGGCCGCCGAACAGGCGCGCCGTGACGCCGCCGCCCGCGAGCAGGCCGCCGCGACCGCCGCCGCCGCCAATGCCGCCCAGGCCGAGGCCGCCGCCGCCCGCGCCGCCGCCGAGGCCGCCCGCGCCGAGGCCGCCAAGCTGACCGCCGCCGCGCCCGCCCCGACCGGCAAGCCGGCCGCCCGCGCCCCGCTGGCTCCCAAGCCGGCGGCTCCCGCCCCCGCCCCGGTCGCGACCCCCGAGCCGACCCCGGCTCCGGTGGCCGCCGCTCCGGTCGCCCCCGCTGCGCCCGTCCGTCCCGCGCCGCCCGCGCGCCCGGTCGTCAACTTCGGCCAGCGGGTCCCCAAGGCCCCCAATCCCGCCCGCGCCCCCATCGACCGTCCGGCCTTCGGCGCGCGTTCGGCCCGTGAAGAAGCCATGGGTGGCGGCGAGAAGTCCTATTCCGACCGTCCGGCCTCCTCGCGTCCCGGCGGCGCGCCCGCGCGTCCGGCCGAGCCCGTCCGCTATTCGGCCCTGACCCCGCGTCCGGCCCCCGGCGCGGCCCGTCCCGGCGGCGCCCGCACCGGTCCCGGCGGACGCCCCGCCCCGAACGCCCCGCCCGTCGCGGCCGAGGTCTCGCGCCCCAGCCGCGCGCCCGGCGGCGGCTTCGCCCGTCCGGTCAAGCCGGAGGACGACCGCGACAAGCGTTTCTCGGACGCCGGCAAGGCCGTCAGCCGCACGCGCGGCGAACCCAAGCGCCGTGAAGGCCGCCTGACCATCCAGTCCGTGGCCGGCGACGGCGACACGGCCGAGCGGATGCGCTCGCTGGCCTCGGTCCGCCGGGCCCGCGAACGCGAGAAGGAAAAGCGCAAGGGTGGCTCCACCGACGCGCCGAACCGTCCGCGCGAAGTCGTCATCCCCGACGTCATCACCGTGCAGGAGCTGTCCAACCGGATGGCCGTGCGCGGCGTCGACATCATCAAGTTCCTGATGAAGCAGGGCCTGATGATGAAGATCAACGACGTCATCGACACCGACACCGCCGAACTGGTGGCCGACGAGTTCGGCATGACGGTCCGCCGCGTGTCGGAATCCGACGTCGAGGCCGGCTTCCTGTCGGACGACATCGACGAGGAAGCGACGACGCCCCGCGCGCCGGTCGTGGCCATCATGGGCCACGTCGACCACGGCAAGACCTCGCTGCTGGACGCCCTGCGCACCACCGACGTCGCCTCGGGCGAGGCCGGCGGCATCACCCAGCACATCGGCGCCTATCAGGTCCGCACGCCCGGCGGCGACGCCGTGACCTTCCTCGACACGCCCGGCCACGCGGCCTTCAGCGCCATGCGGACGCGCGGCGCCAACGTCACCGACATCGTCATCCTGGTGGTGGCGGCCGACGACGGCGTGATGCCCCAGACGATCGAAAGCATCCAGCACGCCAAGGCGGCCGGGGCTCCGATCATCGTCGCCATCAACAAGGTCGACAAGCCGGACGCCGATCCGCAGAAGGTCATCAACGAGCTTCTGCAGTATGAAATCATCGGCGAGGCCCTGGGTGGCGACACCCAGATCGTCGAGGTCTCGGCCAAGTCGAAGACCAATCTGGACGGCCTGATCGAGGCCATCCTGCTGCAGGCCGAGGTCATGGACCTCAAGGCCGACCCGGAACGCTCGGCCGAAGGCGTGGTCATCGAGGCCAAGCTGGACAAGGGCCGCGGCCCGGTCGCCACCGTCCTGGTCAAGCGCGGCACCCTGCGTCGCGGCGACATCGTCGTGGCCGGCTCCGCGTGGGGCAAGGTTCGCGCCCTGCTGAACGAGCGCAACGAACAGCTGACCGAAGCCGGTCCGTCGGTCCCGGTCGAGATCCTGGGTCTGGACGAGGCCCCGTCGCCCGGCGAACCGCTGGCCGTGGTGGAATCCGAGGCCCGCGCCCGCGAGCTGACCGAATACCGCGCCCGCACCAAGCGCGAGAAGGCGACCGGCGGCATCAACCAGGTCAGCCTGGTCGACATGATGGCCAAGCTGGGCTCCAAGAAGATCTCGGAACTGCCGGTCCTCATCAAGTCCGACGTCCAGGGCTCGGGCGAGGCCATCCAGGGCTCGCTGGAGAAGATGGGCAACGACGAGGTCCGCGCCCGGGTCGTCTATTCCGGTGCCGGTGGGATCACCGAGAGCGACGTGCAACTGGCCAAGTCGGCCGGCGCGCCGATCCTAGGCTTCAACGTCCGTGCCTCGAAACAGGCCAAGGACCTGGCCGACCGCGAGGGCGTGGAGATCCGTTACTACGCGATCATCTACGACCTGCTGGACGACATGAAGGGCGTGCTGTCGGGCATGCTGGCACCGCTGCAACGCGAAACCTTCCTGGGCAATGCGGCCGTGCTGCAGGTGTTCGACATCTCCAAGACCGGCAAGATCGCCGGTTGCCGGGTGTCCGAGGGTGTCGTGCGCAAGGGGGCCAAGGTCCGGATCATCCGCGACGACGTCGTGGTGCTGGAACTGGGCACGCTGGCCACGCTCAAGCGCTTCAAGGACGAGGTCAACGAAGTCCCGTCGGGCCAGGAGTGCGGCATGCACTTCCAGGGCTTCCAGGACATCAAGGTCGGCGACTACATCGAGTGCTTCACCGTCGAAGAGATCCAGCGGACGCTGTAA
- the lnt gene encoding apolipoprotein N-acyltransferase yields MTPDPKALLNLALSGRLARIGLALLAGIAAALAHPPFGILPGLLGYPLLMLLAERSTSTRGAFWVGWLAGFGYFGVGCWWVAEAFLVDPAQAWMAPFAASLLPAGIGLFWGGATALYRRFAPSGVARVLVFAALFGLFEWLRGHVLTGFPWNPAGASWAAGSAGSQFASIVGVYGLGVVTVAAVSAFGLLVDDGPRRSRLIGAAGGAVALVALLVFGAVRLQGAVVQPGDTLVRIVQADVQQESKWTPEAYRSIVDRYVALTGRPAARQPDIVVWPEGALPASFNDVFGPASADGPAIARALGPGQTLLAGFARGEAGADGEARYYNSLFALEDVGAAGLRVAAVYDKYRLVPFGEFLPLGDLMGSLGIRSLVHMPADFSPGPRPSPITLPNGDRVQPLICYESLYPGFTPGGSGRPEWIANVSNDAWFGATSGPIQHLNLASYRAIETGLPVVRATPTGVSAMIDPWGRVVGGQRLDPGESGVIDALLPEPAGLTVYGRFGDGAFWLLVLAGLLPLAGRVLRARRP; encoded by the coding sequence ATGACGCCTGATCCGAAAGCCCTGCTGAACCTGGCCCTGAGCGGACGTCTCGCCCGTATCGGGCTGGCGCTGCTGGCCGGGATCGCGGCCGCCCTGGCGCATCCGCCGTTCGGGATCCTGCCCGGCCTGCTCGGCTACCCGCTGCTGATGCTGCTGGCCGAGCGGTCGACCTCGACGCGCGGGGCCTTCTGGGTCGGCTGGCTGGCGGGATTCGGCTATTTCGGTGTCGGCTGCTGGTGGGTCGCCGAGGCCTTCCTCGTGGATCCGGCCCAGGCCTGGATGGCCCCCTTCGCCGCCAGTCTGCTGCCCGCCGGGATTGGTCTGTTCTGGGGCGGGGCCACGGCCCTGTATCGCCGGTTCGCGCCCTCGGGTGTGGCCCGGGTTCTGGTCTTCGCCGCCCTGTTCGGCCTGTTCGAATGGCTGCGCGGCCATGTGCTGACCGGCTTTCCGTGGAATCCGGCGGGGGCCAGCTGGGCGGCGGGATCGGCGGGATCGCAATTCGCCTCGATCGTGGGCGTCTATGGCCTGGGGGTCGTGACGGTGGCGGCGGTGTCCGCCTTCGGCCTGCTGGTCGACGACGGCCCGCGGCGGTCGCGGCTGATCGGCGCGGCCGGGGGCGCCGTGGCGCTGGTCGCCCTGCTCGTCTTCGGCGCGGTGCGGCTGCAGGGCGCGGTGGTCCAGCCGGGCGACACCCTGGTCCGGATCGTCCAGGCCGATGTGCAGCAGGAATCCAAATGGACGCCCGAGGCCTACCGCTCGATCGTCGACCGCTACGTCGCCCTGACCGGCCGCCCGGCCGCGCGCCAGCCGGACATCGTCGTCTGGCCCGAGGGGGCCCTGCCGGCCAGCTTCAACGACGTGTTCGGCCCGGCCTCGGCGGACGGCCCGGCGATCGCGCGGGCGCTCGGTCCCGGCCAGACCCTGCTCGCCGGGTTCGCGCGCGGCGAGGCCGGGGCGGACGGCGAGGCCCGCTACTACAACAGCCTGTTCGCGCTGGAGGACGTCGGGGCCGCGGGCCTCCGGGTCGCGGCGGTCTATGACAAATACCGGCTGGTGCCGTTCGGCGAGTTCCTGCCGCTGGGCGACCTGATGGGATCGCTGGGCATCCGCAGCCTGGTGCATATGCCGGCCGATTTCAGCCCGGGACCGCGCCCGTCGCCGATCACCCTGCCGAACGGCGACCGGGTCCAGCCGCTGATCTGCTACGAGAGCCTGTATCCCGGCTTCACGCCCGGGGGATCCGGGCGGCCCGAATGGATCGCCAACGTCTCCAACGACGCCTGGTTCGGGGCCACCTCGGGCCCGATCCAGCACCTGAACCTGGCCAGCTATCGCGCCATCGAAACCGGCCTGCCCGTCGTGCGGGCCACGCCGACGGGGGTCTCGGCCATGATCGATCCATGGGGCCGCGTGGTCGGGGGCCAGAGACTGGATCCGGGCGAGAGCGGTGTCATCGATGCCCTGCTGCCGGAACCGGCCGGACTGACCGTCTACGGACGGTTCGGGGACGGGGCGTTCTGGCTGCTGGTTCTGGCGGGTCTCCTGCCTCTGGCGGGCCGGGTCCTCCGGGCGCGTCGTCCCTGA
- the ybeY gene encoding rRNA maturation RNase YbeY — protein MIEVEVEADDWTDAIDDVEAVVERAAVAALGEQAGGVVVLLTDDATVRDLNARFRGKDRPTNVLSFPAADMPDTGGPRPLGDIVLAYGVCAGEATAQGKTLTGHLTHLVVHGVLHLLGRDHEDEAEAETMEAEERTILARLGVADPYTLPHDA, from the coding sequence TTGATCGAGGTCGAGGTCGAGGCCGACGACTGGACAGACGCCATCGACGACGTCGAGGCGGTGGTCGAGCGGGCGGCGGTCGCCGCCCTGGGCGAGCAGGCCGGCGGCGTGGTCGTGCTGCTGACCGACGATGCGACGGTGCGCGATCTGAACGCGCGGTTCCGGGGCAAGGACCGGCCGACCAATGTGCTGTCCTTTCCGGCCGCCGACATGCCCGATACCGGGGGGCCGCGGCCGCTGGGCGACATCGTCCTGGCCTACGGCGTCTGTGCCGGCGAGGCGACGGCGCAGGGCAAGACCCTGACCGGCCACCTGACGCATCTGGTGGTGCACGGCGTGCTGCATCTGCTGGGCCGGGACCACGAGGACGAGGCCGAGGCCGAGACGATGGAGGCCGAGGAGCGGACCATCCTTGCCAGGCTGGGGGTCGCCGACCCATACACCCTGCCGCATGACGCCTGA
- the dut gene encoding dUTP diphosphatase: MSTLRILRLPHAEGLALPAYETAGSAGMDLRAAVPEDAPITLEPGARALVPTGLKIALDQGWEAQIRPRSGLALKHGISAPNTPGTIDSDYRGEVGVILINLGQEPFVIRRGERIAQMVIAAVAQATVVEVKTLDDTARGAGGFGSTGR, encoded by the coding sequence GTGAGCACCCTGCGTATCCTGCGCCTGCCCCATGCCGAGGGCCTGGCCCTGCCGGCCTATGAGACCGCCGGTTCGGCGGGGATGGACCTGAGGGCCGCGGTGCCCGAGGACGCGCCGATCACCCTGGAGCCGGGCGCGCGCGCGCTGGTGCCGACCGGGCTGAAGATCGCCCTGGATCAGGGGTGGGAGGCGCAGATCCGTCCGCGCTCGGGCCTGGCCCTCAAGCACGGGATCAGCGCGCCCAATACGCCGGGCACGATCGACAGCGACTATCGCGGCGAGGTCGGGGTCATCCTGATCAACCTGGGACAGGAGCCCTTCGTCATCCGGCGCGGCGAACGGATCGCCCAGATGGTCATCGCCGCCGTGGCCCAGGCCACGGTCGTTGAGGTCAAGACGCTGGACGACACGGCGCGCGGCGCGGGCGGGTTCGGCTCGACCGGGCGCTAG
- a CDS encoding helix-turn-helix domain-containing protein, translating into MARGVGEDGPHPVDRHVGRRVCEKRISLGYNQSDLGRALGLTFQQIQKYEKGANRISASKLWDIARFFKVDVAYFFQGLNNEQPGVADGAGPAAFEHDFPSTRHTIEIARLAPQLSSRQQKLALDMIREMAGKADADAA; encoded by the coding sequence ATGGCAAGAGGTGTCGGTGAGGATGGACCCCATCCGGTGGATCGTCATGTGGGCAGACGCGTTTGCGAGAAGCGCATAAGTCTCGGTTACAACCAGAGCGATCTGGGACGTGCCCTCGGTCTGACCTTTCAGCAGATCCAGAAATACGAAAAAGGTGCCAACCGCATCTCGGCATCCAAGCTCTGGGACATCGCGCGCTTCTTCAAGGTCGACGTGGCCTACTTCTTCCAGGGGTTGAACAACGAACAGCCGGGCGTCGCCGACGGCGCGGGCCCTGCCGCCTTCGAACACGACTTCCCCTCGACCCGCCACACGATCGAGATCGCCCGCCTCGCGCCCCAACTGTCCAGCCGCCAGCAGAAACTGGCGCTCGACATGATCCGCGAAATGGCCGGCAAGGCCGATGCCGACGCCGCCTAG
- the coaBC gene encoding bifunctional phosphopantothenoylcysteine decarboxylase/phosphopantothenate--cysteine ligase CoaBC, with product MSSLALTDRKILLIVGGGIAAYKALELVRLLKKAGAEVRTVLTDSGAAFVTPLSLAALTEHPVRMGLFLPDDETTMGHIELSRWADLVVVAPATAGLIGKAANGLADDLASTTLLATDKRVLLAPAMNVRMWLHPAVQANVERLKGFPGFHGMAVVGPDDGEMACGEFGPGRMAEPAAILSAIEGLLAGSDGRSLAGRHAVVTAGPTFEPIDPVRGLTNRSSGKQGYAIAAALAARGAVVTLVSGPTALAVPVGVTRVDVESALDMQAATTAALPADIAVLSAAVADWRVDTVAGGKIKKAPGGPPTLSLIENPDILAGLATPGPMRPSLVIGFAAETTDLEANARSKLSRKGCDWIVGNDVSGPVFGADGNTVLLVTRDGAEAWPRLTKTEVASRLADRIADHFAEPTESR from the coding sequence ATGTCCAGCCTGGCCCTGACCGACCGGAAAATCCTGCTGATCGTCGGCGGCGGCATCGCGGCCTACAAGGCGCTGGAGCTGGTGCGGCTGCTGAAGAAGGCGGGGGCCGAGGTCCGGACGGTGCTGACCGACAGCGGCGCGGCCTTCGTGACGCCGCTGTCGCTGGCGGCCCTGACGGAGCATCCGGTGCGGATGGGCCTGTTCCTGCCCGACGACGAGACGACCATGGGCCATATCGAGCTGTCGCGGTGGGCCGATCTGGTGGTCGTGGCCCCGGCGACGGCGGGGCTGATCGGCAAGGCGGCGAACGGTCTGGCCGACGATCTGGCCTCCACGACCCTGCTGGCCACGGACAAGCGGGTCCTGCTGGCCCCGGCGATGAACGTGCGGATGTGGCTGCACCCGGCGGTCCAGGCCAATGTCGAGCGGCTGAAAGGCTTTCCCGGCTTTCACGGCATGGCCGTGGTGGGTCCCGACGACGGCGAGATGGCCTGTGGCGAGTTCGGCCCGGGACGGATGGCCGAACCGGCCGCGATCCTGTCGGCGATCGAAGGTCTGCTGGCCGGGTCCGATGGCCGGTCGCTGGCCGGTCGGCACGCGGTGGTCACGGCCGGGCCGACGTTCGAGCCGATCGACCCCGTACGGGGCCTGACCAACCGGTCCAGCGGGAAACAGGGCTATGCCATCGCGGCCGCGCTCGCCGCGCGGGGGGCCGTCGTGACGCTGGTGTCCGGACCCACGGCGCTGGCGGTGCCGGTCGGCGTGACGCGCGTGGACGTGGAGAGCGCGCTGGACATGCAGGCGGCGACGACCGCGGCGCTGCCGGCCGACATCGCGGTGCTGAGCGCCGCCGTCGCCGACTGGCGGGTGGACACGGTCGCGGGCGGCAAGATCAAGAAGGCCCCCGGCGGCCCGCCGACGCTGAGCCTGATCGAGAACCCGGACATCCTGGCCGGTCTGGCCACGCCGGGCCCGATGCGGCCGTCGCTGGTGATCGGGTTCGCGGCCGAGACCACGGATCTGGAGGCGAATGCCCGCTCCAAGCTGTCGCGCAAGGGGTGCGACTGGATCGTCGGCAACGACGTGTCCGGTCCTGTGTTCGGGGCCGACGGCAATACGGTCCTGCTGGTCACCCGGGACGGGGCCGAGGCCTGGCCGCGCCTGACCAAAACCGAGGTGGCGTCCCGTCTGGCCGACCGGATCGCCGACCATTTCGCCGAACCAACCGAGAGCCGCTGA
- the nusA gene encoding transcription termination factor NusA, whose protein sequence is MAVTGISANRLELLQIANAVAQEKNIDREIVIEALEEAIQKGAKSRYGAHHDIRARIDPKTGELALTRHVTIVEDDWMPEDELEEFNDSAMVRLTDASKRDPEAVVGKEYVEDLPPFEFGRVQTQMARQVITGKVREAERANQYEEFKDRVGEIVNGTVKRVEYGNTIVDLGRGEGIMRRDQSIPREVFNIGDRIRTYIYDVRPEAKGPQIMLSRAHPGFMAKLFAQEVPEVYDGVIEIRAAARDAGSRAKMAVLSNDSSIDPVGACVGMRGSRVQAVVAELQGEKIDIIQWNPDEPTFIVNALAPAEVSKVVLDEEADRVEVVVPDEQLSLAIGRRGQNVRLASQLTGWQIDIITESQDSERRQREFSERTTLFQEALDVDEVIAQLLVTEGFATVEDLAFVDNYEVAEIEGFDEDTAEELQARARDFLERQAAILDAKRVELGVEDGVMAVPGVTGAIAVALGEGGVKTVEDLADLATDEIRGGYEMKNGERVKVPGVLESFNLAQEDAELLILQARVAAGWIDASELPQPPEPEYEEEGELAEGEYDPEAVFEDVAPEAAADDAEVAEGDLEPTRDA, encoded by the coding sequence ATGGCCGTGACCGGTATTTCCGCCAATCGCCTGGAACTTCTGCAGATCGCCAATGCGGTCGCCCAGGAGAAGAACATCGATCGGGAGATCGTGATCGAGGCGCTGGAAGAGGCGATCCAGAAGGGCGCCAAGTCCCGCTATGGCGCGCACCACGACATCCGCGCCCGGATCGATCCCAAGACCGGCGAACTGGCCCTGACCCGTCACGTCACCATCGTCGAGGACGACTGGATGCCGGAAGACGAGCTTGAGGAGTTCAACGACTCGGCCATGGTCCGCCTGACCGACGCCTCCAAGCGCGATCCGGAAGCCGTGGTCGGCAAGGAATACGTCGAGGACCTTCCGCCGTTCGAGTTCGGCCGCGTCCAGACCCAGATGGCCCGTCAGGTCATCACCGGGAAGGTCCGCGAGGCCGAGCGGGCCAACCAGTACGAAGAGTTCAAGGACCGCGTCGGCGAGATCGTCAACGGCACCGTCAAGCGCGTCGAATACGGCAACACCATCGTCGACCTGGGCCGGGGCGAGGGCATCATGCGCCGCGACCAGTCGATCCCGCGCGAGGTGTTCAACATCGGCGACCGGATCCGCACCTACATCTACGACGTCCGTCCCGAGGCCAAGGGCCCGCAGATCATGCTCAGCCGCGCCCACCCGGGCTTCATGGCCAAGCTGTTCGCCCAGGAAGTGCCGGAGGTCTACGACGGCGTGATCGAGATCCGCGCAGCCGCCCGCGACGCCGGCTCGCGCGCCAAGATGGCCGTGCTGTCGAACGATTCCTCCATCGATCCCGTCGGCGCCTGCGTCGGCATGCGCGGTTCGCGGGTCCAGGCGGTCGTCGCCGAGCTGCAGGGCGAGAAGATCGACATCATCCAGTGGAACCCGGACGAGCCGACCTTCATCGTCAACGCCCTGGCCCCCGCCGAGGTCTCCAAGGTCGTGCTCGATGAAGAGGCCGACCGCGTCGAGGTGGTCGTGCCCGACGAGCAGCTGTCGCTGGCCATCGGCCGTCGCGGCCAGAACGTGCGCCTGGCCAGCCAGCTGACCGGCTGGCAGATCGACATCATCACCGAAAGCCAGGACTCCGAGCGCCGCCAGCGCGAGTTCAGCGAACGCACCACCCTGTTCCAGGAAGCCCTGGACGTGGACGAGGTCATCGCCCAGCTGCTGGTCACCGAAGGCTTCGCCACGGTCGAGGATCTGGCCTTCGTCGACAACTATGAAGTCGCCGAGATCGAAGGCTTCGACGAGGACACCGCCGAGGAACTGCAGGCCCGTGCCCGCGACTTCCTGGAGCGTCAGGCCGCGATCCTGGACGCCAAACGCGTCGAGCTGGGCGTCGAGGACGGCGTGATGGCCGTGCCGGGCGTCACCGGCGCCATCGCCGTGGCTCTGGGCGAAGGCGGCGTGAAGACGGTCGAGGACCTAGCCGACCTGGCCACCGACGAGATCCGTGGCGGCTACGAGATGAAGAACGGCGAGCGGGTGAAGGTCCCAGGCGTGCTGGAAAGCTTCAATCTGGCCCAGGAAGACGCAGAGCTGCTGATCCTGCAGGCGCGGGTCGCGGCGGGCTGGATCGACGCGTCAGAACTGCCGCAGCCGCCGGAGCCGGAATACGAGGAAGAGGGCGAACTGGCCGAGGGTGAGTACGACCCCGAGGCCGTCTTCGAGGACGTCGCCCCCGAAGCCGCCGCCGACGACGCCGAGGTTGCCGAAGGCGACCTCGAGCCGACCCGCGACGCGTGA